A genomic stretch from Malus domestica chromosome 15, GDT2T_hap1 includes:
- the LOC103450469 gene encoding putative pectinesterase 11, whose translation MVAVCGTSMKTKCFFVMASLYVLLALSQAEAETTQGSTAILITVDQSGKGDYEKIQDAIDAVPSNNVDLVFIRVKPGVYKEKITVPADKPFITISGTKAVDTIITWNDSGDIFESATFSVLASDFIGRYLTIQNTYGSGGKAVALRASGDRAAFYVCRILSYQDTLLDDTGRHYYNNCYIEGATDFICGNGASFFEKCHLHSISNGGGAITAQRRMSPSEDTGFFFFGCKITGVKTAVLGRPWGVYSRVIFAFTYMPNIILPQGWNDWGNSADQLSSVYYGQYKCSGPGAVTSKRVDWSRVLTSEEAAPFITKDSIDGKAWIRAAPTSFKKKAFPPKN comes from the exons ATGGTGGCTGTTTGTGGTACTTCTATGAAGACCAAGTGCTTCTTTGTCATGGCTTCATTGTATGTTCTTCTGGCGCTTTCTCAAGCAGAAGCAGAAACAACTCAGGGGTCCACGGCAATTCTAATAACCGTGGATCAGTCTGGGAAAGGCGATTACGAGAAAATACAAGATGCCATCGACGCGGTGCCGTCGAATAACGTCGATCTTGTGTTCATTAGGGTTAAGCCTGGAGTCTACAAAGAAAAAATTACTGTCCCCGCGGACAAACCCTTTATTACAATAAGTGGCACAAAGGCAGTTGACACTATAATTACGTGGAACGACAGCGGAGATATATTTGAATCTGCAACTTTCTCTGTGTTGGCTTCGGATTTTATAGGGCGCTACCTCACAATTCAG AACACTTATGGAAGCGGTGGTAAAGCAGTGGCGCTGAGGGCCTCAGGGGATAGAGCAGCATTTTATGTGTGCAGAATTTTGTCTTACCAAGATACCCTACTTGACGATACCGGCAGGCACTACTACAACAACTGTTATATTGAAGGAGCCACTGATTTTATATGTGGAAATGGTGCTTCTTTTTTTGAG AAGTGCCATTTGCATTCGATTTCGAATGGAGGAGGAGCCATAACAGCCCAAAGGAGGATGTCACCTTCAGAGGACACTGGGTTCTTTTTCTTTGGGTGCAAGATCACTGGCGTCAAAACGGCAGTGTTAGGAAGACCATGGGGTGTCTATTCCAGAGTCATTTTTGCCTTCACTTACATGCCTAATATCATACTCCCTCAGGGTTGGAACGACTGGGGTAACTCAGCCGACCAATTAAG TTCTGTTTACTATGGACAATACAAATGTTCTGGACCTGGAGCTGTGACATCAAAAAGAGTTGACTGGTCACGAGTCCTAACGAGTGAAGAAGCTGCACCTTTCATAACTAAGGACTCCATTGACGGCAAAGCTTGGATTAGGGCAGCGCCTACCAGTTTCAAGAAGAAGGCATTTCCCCCCAAGAATTGA